In Streptomyces sp. NBC_01551, one DNA window encodes the following:
- a CDS encoding Zn-ribbon domain-containing OB-fold protein yields MTAAASPPGVLRAPLVVEFPFTRSLGPVQSAFLTGLRERVVLGVRTRDGRVMVPPVEYDPGTAEEIRDLVEVSSTGTVTTWAWNGTPRPHQPLDTPFAWALVKLDGADTAILHALDAPGPEAVHTGMRVRVRWAEERTGAITDIACFEPHEGAGAGQAVPHDGRFADAVTGIVAEARLDYTYSPGRAQSAFINALSERRTVGERCPSCHKVYVPPRGACPTCGVATTDHVEVGPAGTVTTYCIVNIKAKNLDIEVPYVYAHIALDGAGLALHGRIGGIPYDQVRMGLRVEPVWTEGGRHPDHYRPTGEPDADYDAYKELI; encoded by the coding sequence ATGACAGCAGCCGCGTCCCCGCCCGGGGTGCTTCGTGCGCCCCTCGTCGTCGAGTTCCCCTTCACCCGGTCCCTCGGGCCCGTTCAGAGCGCCTTCCTCACCGGGCTGCGCGAGCGCGTCGTGCTCGGGGTCCGGACCCGCGACGGCCGGGTGATGGTTCCGCCCGTCGAGTACGACCCCGGTACCGCCGAGGAGATCCGGGACCTCGTCGAGGTCTCCTCCACCGGGACCGTCACCACCTGGGCGTGGAACGGGACCCCGCGCCCCCACCAGCCCCTGGACACCCCCTTCGCCTGGGCACTGGTCAAGCTCGACGGCGCCGACACCGCGATCCTGCACGCCCTCGACGCGCCCGGCCCCGAGGCCGTCCACACCGGGATGCGGGTGCGCGTGCGGTGGGCCGAGGAGCGCACCGGGGCCATCACCGACATCGCCTGCTTCGAGCCCCACGAGGGGGCCGGGGCGGGGCAAGCCGTCCCGCATGACGGCCGGTTCGCCGACGCCGTCACCGGGATCGTCGCCGAGGCCCGCCTCGACTACACCTACAGCCCCGGCCGCGCCCAGAGCGCGTTCATCAACGCCCTCTCCGAGCGGCGGACCGTCGGCGAGCGCTGCCCCTCCTGCCACAAGGTGTACGTGCCGCCCCGCGGCGCGTGCCCGACCTGCGGGGTCGCCACCACCGACCACGTGGAAGTCGGGCCGGCCGGCACCGTCACCACGTACTGCATCGTCAACATCAAGGCCAAGAACCTGGACATCGAAGTCCCCTACGTCTACGCCCACATCGCCCTCGACGGCGCAGGCCTCGCCCTCCACGGCCGGATCGGCGGCATCCCGTACGACCAGGTCCGCATGGGCCTGCGCGTCGAACCCGTCTGGACCGAAGGCGGCCGCCATCCCGACCACTACCGCCCCACCGGTGAGCCGGACGCCGACTACGACGCGTACAAGGAGCTCATCTGA
- a CDS encoding thiolase domain-containing protein — protein sequence MPRTGPAREVAVVAFAQSDHLRRTDELSEVEMVMPVLHQVLAQTGLKAKEIGFTCSGSSDYLAGRAFSFTMTLDGVGAWPPISESHVEMDGAWALYEAWVKIQTGEADTALVYGYGKSSPGSVRDVLTRQLDPYYLAPLWPDSVALAALQARALIDAGETDESALAAIGTRSRAAAEANPHAQLSGAVPQGDYQVAPLRTGDCPPIGDGAAAVILAAGDEARRLCERPAWITGIDHRIEAHGLGLRDLTDSPSTRIAAERAGVFERPVDTAELHAPFSSQEVVLRKALGLGADVAVNPSGGALAANPVMAAGLIRIGEAAARIHRGESDRAVAHATSGPCLQQNLVAVLEGDPR from the coding sequence ATGCCCCGGACCGGACCCGCCCGCGAGGTCGCCGTCGTCGCCTTCGCGCAGAGCGACCACCTGCGCCGCACCGACGAGCTCAGCGAAGTCGAGATGGTCATGCCGGTGCTCCACCAGGTGCTGGCCCAGACCGGGTTGAAGGCCAAGGAGATCGGGTTCACCTGCTCCGGCTCCAGCGACTACCTCGCCGGCCGCGCCTTCTCCTTCACCATGACCCTCGACGGCGTCGGCGCCTGGCCGCCGATCTCCGAGTCGCACGTCGAGATGGACGGCGCCTGGGCCCTCTACGAGGCCTGGGTCAAGATCCAGACCGGCGAGGCCGACACCGCGCTCGTCTACGGGTACGGCAAGTCCTCGCCGGGGTCGGTACGGGACGTCCTGACCCGCCAGCTCGACCCGTACTACCTCGCGCCCCTGTGGCCGGACTCGGTGGCCCTCGCCGCGCTCCAGGCACGGGCCCTGATCGACGCGGGCGAGACCGACGAGAGCGCGCTCGCCGCCATCGGCACCCGCAGCCGGGCCGCCGCCGAGGCCAACCCGCACGCCCAGCTCAGCGGCGCCGTCCCGCAGGGCGACTACCAGGTCGCCCCGCTCCGTACCGGCGACTGCCCGCCCATCGGCGACGGCGCGGCCGCCGTCATCCTCGCCGCCGGGGACGAGGCGCGGCGGCTGTGCGAGCGGCCCGCCTGGATCACCGGCATCGACCACCGCATCGAGGCGCACGGCCTCGGGCTGCGCGACCTCACCGACTCCCCGTCCACCCGGATCGCCGCCGAGCGGGCCGGGGTCTTCGAACGCCCGGTGGACACGGCGGAACTGCACGCGCCGTTCTCCTCCCAGGAGGTGGTGCTGCGCAAGGCGCTCGGCCTGGGAGCGGACGTCGCCGTCAACCCCTCCGGCGGGGCGCTCGCCGCCAACCCGGTCATGGCAGCCGGTCTGATCCGGATCGGCGAAGCCGCCGCCCGGATCCACCGCGGCGAGTCCGACCGGGCCGTCGCGCACGCCACCTCCGGCCCCTGCCTCCAGCAGAACCTGGTCGCCGTCCTGGAAGGGGACCCGCGTTGA
- a CDS encoding crotonase/enoyl-CoA hydratase family protein — protein sequence MGGTEHLTAERHGATLVLTMNRPEAKNALSLPLLVGLYDGWLEADADDGIRSVVLTGAGGDFCAGMDLKALAGKGMAGDQYRDRLKADPDLHWKAMLRHHRPRKPVIAAVEGYCVAGGTEILQGTDIRVAGEGATFGLFEVKRGLFPIGGSTVRLPRQIPRTHALEMLLTGRPYSAAEAERIGLVGRVVPDGTALAAALEIAERINACGPLAVEAVKASVYATAEMTEAEGLAAELVRGWPVFDTADAKEGARAFAEKRPAVYRRE from the coding sequence ATGGGTGGGACGGAACACCTGACCGCGGAACGCCACGGCGCCACGCTGGTGCTCACCATGAACCGGCCGGAGGCGAAGAACGCGCTCTCGCTGCCGCTGCTGGTGGGGCTCTACGACGGCTGGCTGGAGGCGGACGCGGACGACGGGATCCGCTCGGTCGTCCTGACGGGAGCGGGCGGGGACTTCTGCGCCGGCATGGACCTGAAGGCGCTCGCCGGGAAGGGAATGGCGGGCGACCAGTACCGGGACCGCCTCAAGGCCGACCCCGACCTGCACTGGAAGGCGATGCTGCGCCACCACCGGCCGCGCAAGCCGGTCATCGCGGCGGTGGAGGGGTACTGCGTGGCGGGCGGTACGGAGATCCTCCAGGGCACCGACATCCGGGTCGCGGGGGAAGGGGCCACCTTCGGGCTCTTCGAGGTGAAGCGGGGGCTGTTCCCGATCGGCGGCTCCACGGTGCGGCTGCCCCGGCAGATCCCGCGCACGCACGCGCTGGAGATGCTGCTGACCGGGCGGCCGTACTCCGCCGCGGAGGCGGAGCGGATCGGGCTGGTCGGGCGGGTGGTGCCCGACGGGACGGCGCTGGCGGCGGCGCTGGAGATCGCGGAGCGGATCAACGCGTGCGGGCCGCTGGCCGTCGAGGCCGTCAAGGCGTCGGTCTACGCGACCGCCGAGATGACGGAGGCGGAGGGGCTGGCGGCGGAACTCGTCCGGGGGTGGCCGGTGTTCGACACGGCCGACGCGAAGGAGGGGGCGCGGGCCTTCGCGGAGAAGAGGCCGGCGGTGTACCGGCGGGAGTGA